From one Lolium rigidum isolate FL_2022 chromosome 4, APGP_CSIRO_Lrig_0.1, whole genome shotgun sequence genomic stretch:
- the LOC124646980 gene encoding uncharacterized protein At4g22758-like — MVAALLGQPAAVLSERQAPRLTTLLVNLTVERSLWLVRVMLGVDATVADLARAAVAANIAEGRRPPLHTDANEVDATARFELHLSKYSLDALNLDENVLDLGSRNFFSAPEYSEWIIYTGPVQLKFDPFVLLMNCDSVLNDKAGLTPGGAEVVAEMAAI, encoded by the exons ATGGTGGCGGCGCTGCTGGGCCAGCCAGCGGCGGTTCTGTCGGAGAGGCAGGCGCCGCGGCTCACGACGCTGCTGGTGAACTTGACGGTGGAGCGGAGCCTGTGGCTGGTGCGCGTCATGCTGGGCGTCGATGCCACCGTGGCCGACCTcgcgcgcgccgccgtcgccgccaacatCGCTGAGGGACGCAGGCCGCCGCTCCACACCGACGCCAATGAGGTCGACGCGACCGCACGGTTCGAGCTGCATCTCTCAAAGTATTCCCTCGACG CGCTGAACCTTGACGAGAATGTGCTGGATCTGGGGTCTCGCAACTTCTTCTCTGCGCCAGAATATTCTGAATGGATTATCT ATACAGGGCCAGTTCAACTGAAG TTTGACCCGTTTGTATTGCTAATGAACTGTGATTCTGTTTTAAATGATAAGGCTGGTTTGACACCAGGTGGTGCGGAG GTTGTTGCTGAGATGGCTGCGATTTGA
- the LOC124708038 gene encoding uncharacterized protein LOC124708038 — protein sequence MQGRGSIAFFSTYRPPVPLDIFSSTIPGSPAGKELLLTDGVSYNYDCRPIPPAALKELLTWLGKNNAKLARDCGATPDDADKGRVTGLIFVSERDNGLETLHVSLRTNNQVKVYRLADIYGADTFGGVRMEDGGCIAGGFKVGPRTVGHSLVYVSTKEPAKTRRTPWTVVYKTNLADGKTQRLTPQGQYDLSPAVSPSGTMVAVASFADSKWNGEIENLKTNILVMNVDGDLGRRLLIKDGGWPTWGSDSVIFFHRGVNTTLRDGTVQTAWGVFRYDMTTRVTVRVTTEAFNCMTPAAISSTKVAVATIRERSGFSDVRNEAQYRHIEIYDTAMPGQVIEVTRLGTNPKADHYNPFVDDGGKRIGYHRCRTSQAPDEPTRRVDKLQSPGKDVGLFRVSGVFPTISKDGTKLAFVDNEFRAVWLVDKQGLRKVYETGGPDRIFSPVWNQNLLLDSLYVCMGPSFHPNNALEICNIPRVSDPGRVQGSLQLTQGGFNNAFPSSNPQGNKFVFRSTRDGGTNKYKNLYIMDNSVVGANGLGKVTRLTNGPWTDTHCQWSPSGDWIVFSSTRDKPATAPPKDFGLDPGYFAVYLVKANDPTVVVRVMRSGSDLSGHVNHPVFSPDCRSITVTSDLAAVSVDPISLPLFVHSVRPYGDIFLIDIDNKDITKNKDVQSYKRITHSRYENSTPCWTVLSPDDPRAPWTTMAGKGPAAAFRPGCPYAESFKMTGHLIVPKRCC from the exons ATGCAAGGCCGCGGCAGCATCGCCTTCTTCTCGACCTACAGGCCGCCGGTGCCGCTTGACATCTTCTCCTCCACCATCCCGGGATCGCCGGCCGGGAAAGAGCTCCTGCTCACCGACGGCGTGTCGTACAACTATGACTGCCGCCCCATCCCTCCGGCGGCGCTCAAGGAGCTCCTGACGTGGTTGGGGAAGAATAATGCGAAGCTGGCCAGGGATTGCGGCGCCACCCCGGACGACGCCGACAAGGGCCGCGTCACGGGCCTGATCTTCGTCTCCGAGAGGGACAACGGGCTGGAGACGCTGCACGTGTCCCTGCGCACGAACAACCAGGTGAAGGTGTACCGCTTGGCTGACATATACGGCGCTGACACCTTCGGCGGTGTGCGCATGGAGGACGGCGGCTGCATCGCCGGCGGTTTCAAGGTGGGCCCACGCACCGTCGGCCACTCGCTGGTGTACGTTTCGACCAAGGAGCCGGCGAAAACTCGGCGTACGCCATGGACCGTGGTGTACAAGACCAACCTTGCAGACGGCAAGACCCAGCGCCTCACTCCACAAG GGCAATATGATTTGAGCCCCGCCGTGTCACCATCTGGGACGATGGTAGCGGTGGCGTCGTTCGCAGACAGCAAATGGAATGGCGAGATCGAGAACCTCAAGACCAACATCCTTGTGATGAACGTGGATGGGGACCTGGGCCGGAGGCTGCTCATCAAGGACGGCGGCTGGCCGACGTGGGGCAGCGACAGTGTCATCTTCTTCCATCGAGGCGTGAACACAACGCTCCGCGATGGCACGGTTCAGACAGCCTGGGGCGTGTTCCGCTACGACATGACCACCAGGGTGACCGTCCGGGTGACAACGGAGGCGTTCAACTGCATGACACCGGCCGCCATCAGCAGCACCAAGGTGGCGGTGGCGACCATCCGCGAGCGCTCCGGTTTCAGCGACGTCCGCAATGAGGCGCAGTACCGGCACATCGAGATCTACGACACGGCGATGCCGGGGCAGGTGATCGAGGTCACCCGGCTGGGGACAAACCCGAAAGCCGACCACTACAACCCATTTGTGGACGACGGCGGCAAGCGCATCGGGTACCACCGCTGCAGGACAAGCCAGGCCCCAGACGAACCTACTCGGAGGGTGGACAAGCTGCAGTCGCCGGGCAAGGACGTGGGGCTGTTCAGGGTGTCGGGCGTGTTCCCGACCATCTCTAAGGACGGCACTAAGCTCGCCTTCGTGGACAATGAGTTCAGGGCTGTGTGGCTCGTCGACAAGCAGGGCCTGCGTAAGGTGTACGAGACCGGAGGCCCAGATAGGATCTTCTCGCCGGTGTGGAACCAGAACCTCTTGCTGGACTCCCTCTACGTCTGCATGGGCCCGTCCTTCCACCCCAACAACGCGCTCGAGATCTGCAACATCCCACGCGTCTCGGACCCTGGTCGCGTGCAGGGCAGCTTGCAGCTCACGCAGGGAGGTTTCAACAACGCCTTCCCATCCAGCAACCCACAGG GGAACAAGTTCGTGTTCCGGTCGACGAGGGACGGCGGAACCAACAAGTACAAGAACCTCTACATCATGGACAACTCGGTGGTCGGGGCGAACGGCCTCGGCAAGGTGACGCGTCTCACCAACGGGCCCTGGACCGACACCCACTGCCAGTGGTCCCCGAGCGGGGACTGGATCGTCTTCTCCTCCACGCGCGACAAGCCAGCGACGGCGCCGCCAAAGGACTTTGGCCTGGACCCTGGCTACTTCGCCGTCTACCTGGTGAAGGCGAACGACCCCACGGTGGTGGTGCGGGTCATGAGGAGCGGCAGCGACCTCTCCGGCCACGTCAACCACCCGGTGTTCAGCCCGGACTGCCGGAGCATCACGGTCACGTCCGACCTGGCGGCAGTGTCCGTCGACCCCATCTCGCTGCCGCTCTTCGTCCACTCGGTGCGCCCCTACGGCGACATCTTCCTCATCGACATCGACAACAAAGACATCACAAAGAACAAGGACGTGCAGTCGTACAAGCGCATCACGCACAGCCGCTACGAGAACTCCACCCCCTGCTGGACGGTGCTCTCGCCGGATGACCCGAGAGCGCCGTGGACCACCATGGCCGGGAAGGGCCCCGCTGCGGCCTTTAGGCCGGGGTGCCCGTACGCGGAGAGCTTTAAAATGACCGGCCACCTCATCGTCCCCAAGAGGTGCTGCTAA